Sequence from the Stenotrophomonas sp. 364 genome:
GTGGGCACCTGCCGCGATTGGGCAGGGCGATCGGAAAGAGCGCATCGCTCAGGGCGAGGAGCATCCGGCACGGTCGATGGGCAGGGATTGGACGCGCGTGCGCGATGGGGTCAATCGATGCATCCGACGATCTCCTGCGGGAATGCCTCTACGTTAAGCACGTTCAGGCATTCGGTAAATTCGAACGAATCAACCAAAATGATAGGCCTGCCCTATAGCGAGGCGCGGGTAGTGCCGGCCGGTGGCCGGCTCCACGCGCCCTTGCCAGCGGCACCCCCCCCAAGGTCCGCGCGAGATCATCGCTTGCCGAGCAACCCGCCGCCCAGCTTGAGCAGGTCGCCGATGCCCAGCTGGCCATCGCCGTCCTGGTCGAGCACCGAGGTGAGCAGGCCGCCGCTGCTGGCCGCTTGAGCTTCCTGGCCGAGTGCCTGGCTGAGCTGGCCGGCATTGCCGCCGTTGGCGAAGCGCTGCGCCAGGTAGGACATGACGATCGGGGCGAGGATGGCCAGGAGCTGGCTGGTCTTGCTGCTGTCCAGCCCGGTGGCCTGGCTCAGGCCTTGGGCCGCACGGTCGCTGTTGCCGCCAAAGACATGGCCGAGGATGCCGGCGCCGTTGGTGGCATTGCCACCGCCGCCGCCGAGCACGCTGCCCAGCAGACCGCCCAGGTCGAAGCCGCCTCCGGCGGCCGGCGCGTGATCGCGCTGCAACGCGCCAAGCAGTGCATCGGCACCTTCCGGTTGCTGGGCGTTGCGGCCCATCGCGCCGAGCAGCAGCGGCAGGGCCGCGCCCACGGCGCTGCTGGCCTGGGCAGGTTCGATGCCCAATTGCCGGGATACCTGCTGCAGGCCTTGGCCCTGCTGCAGTTGTTGGAAGAGGGAGGCGGCAAGCGATGCGTTGTTCACGACGGACTCCAGTCAGGTGGATGACCGCCCGAGCATACCGCCGGATTTACTACGGCAACGCGAAGGGACCACCCGACCAATGGTCGGGTGCCGCCGGCTGGGCGATGCCGCATCACCCGGTGGGGCACGACCGTTGGTCGTGCCGGGCGAAGGTCAGATCAGCGCCTTCAACCGGTACAGCGCTTCCAGCGCCTGCTTTGGGGTGAGCTCGTCGGGGTCGATGGCTGCCAGCGCGTCTTGGGCAGCGGTGTTGGGGGCGTTGAACAGGCCGAACTGCTGCGGTGCATCCAGCGCTTGCGGGGTGACCGTGGCGACATGGGTTTCCCCGCCCCGCTGCTCCAGTTCGGCCAGGCGACGGCGGGCCTGGGCGACCGTCGATTTCGGCAGGCCGGCCAGTGCGGCCACCTGCAGGCCGAAGCTGCGGTTGGCCGGGCCATCCTTCACTGCATGCATGAACACCAGCGCGTCGCCGTGCTCCACCGCATCCAGGTGCACGTTGGCGATGCCGCTGGGGCCGCCTTCGTGCTGCTCGTCGGCCAGTGCGGTCAGCTCGAAGTAGTGGGTGGCAAAGAGCGTGTAGCAGCGGTTCTGGTAGGCGAGGTGGCGCGCCACCGCATCGGCCAGGGCCAGGCCGTCGTAGGTCGACGTGCCGCGACCGATCTCGTCCATCAGCACCAGCGAGTGGGCGCTGGCGTGGTGCAGGATGTAGCTGGTTTCGGCCATTTCGACCATGAAGGTCGACTGCCCGCGCGCAAGGTCGTCGCCGGCACCGATGCGGGTCAGGATGCGGTCGATCGGGCCGATCACCGCGCGGCTGGCCGGCACGAAGCTGCCGATGTGGGCCAGCAGCACGATCAGCGCGTTCTGGCGCATGTAGGTGGATTTACCGCCCATGTTCGGGCCGGTGATCACCAGCATGCGGCGGTCCGGGTGCAGGTCCAGGTCGTTGGGCTCGAACGGCTGCTCGCGCACGGCTTCCACCACCGGGTGGCGGCCACGTTCGATGCGCAGGCACGGCGCGGTCTCCAGCTCCGGGCGCGCCCAGTCCAGCGCCTGTGCGCGCTCGGCGAAACCGGCCAGCACGTCCAGCTCGCTCAACGCACCGGCGCATTCCTTGAGCGGCTCCAGCTGCCCGCCCAGCGTGTCCAGCAACTGCTCGT
This genomic interval carries:
- a CDS encoding DUF937 domain-containing protein; this encodes MNNASLAASLFQQLQQGQGLQQVSRQLGIEPAQASSAVGAALPLLLGAMGRNAQQPEGADALLGALQRDHAPAAGGGFDLGGLLGSVLGGGGGNATNGAGILGHVFGGNSDRAAQGLSQATGLDSSKTSQLLAILAPIVMSYLAQRFANGGNAGQLSQALGQEAQAASSGGLLTSVLDQDGDGQLGIGDLLKLGGGLLGKR